Proteins encoded within one genomic window of Gadus chalcogrammus isolate NIFS_2021 chromosome 6, NIFS_Gcha_1.0, whole genome shotgun sequence:
- the fzd10 gene encoding frizzled-10, whose amino-acid sequence MAQISDHGLIYVLLSTVVFWSGGGRAISSLDSDRSGEGRCQHINIPLCKDIGYNMTRMPNLMGHEDQKEAAIEIQEFATLIEFGCHSHLKFFLCSLYAPMCTEQVSTPIAACRVMCEQVKLGCSPILEKFKYRWPESLDCSRLPTKNDPNNLCMEAPNNGSEELPKVSHTQSPDLRPQRPLNGQDFPPKESSAGGGGGGSKGTCSNPSKFHYVEKSDSCAPKCHPKVDVYWSQGDKHFSLVWMAVWSILCFVSSSFTVLTFLIDPQRFKYPERPIIFMSMSYCVYSVGYLVRLFVGAERVACDRDGGVQYVIQEGLESTGCTIVFLVLYYFGMASSLWWVILTLTWFLAAGKKWGHEAIEANSSYFHLAAWAIPAVKTIIILVMRKVAGDELTGVCYVGSMDVKALTAFVLIPLSCYLVIGTSFLLSGFVALFHIRRVMKTEGENTDKLEQLMVRIGVFSVLYTVPATCVIACYFYERLNMDYWRVLADEQRCGEVGMGGGGGEECVMKASLPAVEIFMVKVFMLLVVGITSGMWIWTSKTLQSWQNVFSRKLKKRTRRKAASVFTSSRPYIKPHPSLKGHAGTKYGPTRPPPTCV is encoded by the coding sequence ATGGCTCAGATTTCGGATCATGGACTTATTTATGTGCTTCTGAGTACCGTTGTATTTTGGAGCGGCGGGGGACGGGCCATTAGCTCCTTAGACTCGGACCGCTCTGGCGAGGGACGGTGTCAACACATTAACATCCCCCTGTGTAAGGACATCGGCTACAACATGACCCGTATGCCCAATCTAATGGGCCACGAGGACCAAAAGGAAGCAGCCATTGAGATCCAAGAATTCGCTACTTTGATCGAGTTTGGCTGCCATAGCCACCTGAAGTTTTTCCTGTGTTCACTGTATGCGCCTATGTGCACGGAGCAGGTGTCAACGCCTATTGCAGCCTGTCGGGTCATGTGTGAGCAGGTCAAACTCGGCTGCTCTCCCATCCTGGAGAAATTCAAATACCGCTGGCCCGAATCCCTCGACTGCTCCAGGCTGCCCACCAAAAACGACCCCAACAACCTCTGCATGGAGGCCCCCAACAACGGCTCCGAGGAGCTCCCTAAGGTCTCCCACACCCAGTCGCCAGACCTCAGGCCTCAGCGGCCCCTCAACGGGCAGGATTTCCCCCCCAAGGAGAGCAGCgctgggggcggcggcggcggcagcaagGGCACCTGCAGCAACCCCAGCAAGTTCCACTACGTTGAGAAGAGCGACTCTTGCGCGCCCAAGTGCCACCCCAAGGTGGACGTGTACTGGAGCCAGGGCGACAAGCACTTCTCCCTGGTGTGGATGGCGGTGTGGTCCATCCTGTGTTTCGTCTCGAGCTCCTTCACCGTGCTCACCTTCCTCATCGACCCGCAGCGCTTCAAGTACCCCGAGAGGCCGATCATCTTCATGTCCATGTCCTACTGCGTCTACTCGGTGGGCTACCTGGTCCGGCTGTTCGTGGGCGCCGAGCGCGTGGCCTGCGACCGGGACGGCGGCGTGCAGTACGTCATCCAGGAGGGCCTGGAGTCCACGGGCTGCACCATCGTGTTCCTCGTCCTTTACTACTTCGGCATGGCCAGCTCACTGTGGTGGGTGATCCTCACCCTCACCTGGTTCCTGGCCGCCGGGAAGAAGTGGGGACACGAGGCCATCGAGGCCAACAGCAGCTACTTCCACCTGGCGGCGTGGGCCATCCCCGCCGTCAAGACCATCATCATCCTGGTGATGAGGAAGGTGGCCGGGGACGAGCTGACGGGCGTGTGCTACGTGGGCAGCATGGACGTCAAGGCGCTGACGGCCTTCGTGCTCATCCCGCTCTCCTGCTACCTGGTCATCGGCACGTCCTTCCTGCTGTCGGGCTTCGTGGCGCTCTTCCACATCCGCCGGGTCATGAAGACGGAGGGCGAGAACACGGACAAGCTGGAGCAGCTGATGGTGCGCATCGGGGTGTTCTCGGTGTTGTACACGGTGCCCGCCACCTGCGTCATCGCCTGCTACTTCTACGAGCGCCTCAACATGGACTACTGGCGCGTGCTGGCGGACGAGCAGCGCTGCGGCGAGGTCGGcatgggcggcggcggcggggaggagTGCGTCATGAAGGCCTCCCTCCCCGCCGTGGAGATCTTCATGGTGAAGGTGTtcatgctgctggtggtgggcaTCACCAGCGGCATGTGGATCTGGACCTCCAAGACCTTGCAGTCCTGGCAGAACGTGTTCAGCCGCAAGCTGAAGAAGCGCACGCGGAGGAAGGCGGCCAGCGTGTTCACCAGCAGCAGGCCCTACATCAAGCCCCACCCCTCGCTCAAGGGCCACGCCGGCACCAAGTACGGGCCCACGCGGCCGCCGCCCACCTGCGTTTAA